The following proteins are encoded in a genomic region of Castor canadensis chromosome 19, mCasCan1.hap1v2, whole genome shotgun sequence:
- the Rccd1 gene encoding RCC1 domain-containing protein 1 has product MAEERGGAWFGFGFCGFGQALGSGCGSQSVASPEPLLAGVDVRRVSAGWSYTALVTRGGRVHLSGAARGEAGGCRDAWASERLLVLLRAGPGRGQGQEQGRGAELQAWAPGSALRGEPLWTQSLEPEAGAGAGALPLLPGARAFASPQPPWRRPLCPELRARRLELGAEHALLLAASGQVFSWGGGRHGQLGHGTLEAELEPRPLEALQGLPMAEVAAGGWHSVCVSDTGDIYVWGWNESGQLALPTRSLAEDGHTVTGEATGRSEDGSAGAEDVPVIAVQPFPALLDLPGGAEAAKASCGSRHTAVVTRTGELFTWGWGKYGQLGHRDTTSWDRPRLVGYFADKRLHVKTVTCGPWNTYVYAMERGES; this is encoded by the exons ATGGCGGAGGAGCGAGGCGGGGCGTGGTTCGGCTTCGGTTTCTGCGGCTTCGGGCAGGCGCTGGGCTCCGGGTGCGGATCCCAGTCGGTGGCCAGCCCCGAGCCGCTGCTGGCGGGCGTGGACGTGCGCCGCGTGAGCGCGGGCTGGAGCTACACCGCCTTGGTGACCC GTGGGGGCCGCGTTCACCTGTCGGGCGCGGCGCGCGGCGAGGCGGGCGGCTGCAGGGACGCGTGGGCCTCGGAGCGGCTCCTCGTGCTGCTGCgcgccgggccgggccggggaCAGGGACAGGAACAGGGACGCGGGGCCGAGCTCCAGGCCTGGGCGCCCGGCTCGGCGCTGCGCGGGGAGCCCCTGTGGACCCAGAGCCTGGAGCCCgaggccggggccggggccggggcgcTGCCGCTGCTGCCCGGAGCCCGCGCCTTCGCCAGCCCGCAGCCGCCCTGGCGCCGCCCTCTGTGCCCCGAGCTGCGCGCGCGCCGCCTGGAGCTGGGCGCCGAGCACGCGCTGCTGCTGGCCGCCTCCGGCCAGGTGTTCTCCTGGGGCGGGGGCAG GCACGGACAGCTGGGCCACGGGACGCTGGAGGCAGAGCTGGAGCCAAGGCCGCTGGAGGCGTTGCAAGGCCTGCCCATGGCCGAGGTGGCCGCCGGCGGCTGGCACTCCGTGTGTGTGAGCG ACACGGGGGACATTTACGTCTGGGGCTGGAATGAATCAGGGCAGCTGGCCCTGCCCACCAGGAGCCTGGCAGAGGATGGGCACACAGTCACAGGGGAAG CCACAGGACGCAGTGAAGATGGCTCAGCCGGCGCCGAGGACGTCCCCGTCATAGCTGTCCAGCCCTTCCCAGCTTTACTGGACCTTCCCGGGGGTGCAGAGGCAGCCAAGGCCAGCTGTGGCTCTCGGCACACAGCTGTGGTGACAC GAACTGGAGAGCTGTTCACCTGGGGCTGGG GAAAATACGGACAGCTCGGCCACAGGGACACCACCAGCTGGGATCGACCCCGCCTCGTGGGCTACTTTGCAGATAAACGGCTCCATGTGAAGACTGTCACCTGTGGgccttggaacacctatgtgtATGCCATGGAGAGGGGGGAGAGCTGA
- the Unc45a gene encoding protein unc-45 homolog A isoform X3 produces MCELRAQEQSFPGGPAEHRGPNSGEDAKVEQMFQILLDPEEKGTEKKQKASQNLVVLAREDAGAEKIFRSNGVQLLQRLLDTGETDLMLAALRTLVGICSEHQSRTVATLSVLGTKRVVSILGVENQAVSLAACHLLQVMFDALKEGVKKGFRGKEGAIIVDPARELKVLVSNLLELLTEAGVSGQGRNNALSLLIKTVPRKSPKDPSNSLTLWVIDQGLKRILEVGGSVQAPPGELAVTANSRMSASILLSKLFDDLKCDAERENFHRLCENYIRSWFEGPGLAGKLRAIQTVSCLLQGPCDAGNRALELSGVMESVIALCASEQEEEQLVAVEALIHAAGKAKRASFITANGVSLLKDLYKRSERDSIRIRALVGLCKLGSAGGTDFSMKQFAEGSTLKLAKQCRKWLCNDQIDAGTRRWAVEGLAYLTFDADVKEEFVEDEGALKALFQLSRSEERSVLFAVASALVNCTNSYDYEEPDPKMVELAKYAKQHVPEQHPKDKSSFVRARVKKLLAAGVVSAMTCMVKTENPVLTNSCRELLSRVFLALVEEVEDRGTVVAQGGGKALLPLALEGTDIGQTKAAQALAKLTITSNPEMTFPGERIYEVVRPLVSLLHLNCSGLQNFEALMALTNLAGISERLRQKILKEKAMPMIEGFVFEEHEMIRRAATECLCNLAMSKEVQDLFEAQGNDRLKLLVLYSGEDDELLRRAAAGGLAMLTSMRPSLCSRIPQVTTHWLEILQALLLSPNQELQHRGAVVVLNMVEASREIASTLMESEALEILSVLAKGEESPVTRAAAACLGKAVEYGLIQPNQGGE; encoded by the exons ATGTGTGAGCTTAGAGCCCAAGAACAAAGTTTTCCAGGAGGCCCTGCGGAACATCGGGGGCCAAATTCAGGAGAAG ATGCCAAAGTGGAGCAGATGTTCCAGATCCTGTTGGACCCAGAAGAGAAAGGCACTGAGAAGAAGCAGAAG GCCTCGCAGAACCTGGTGGTGCTGGCCCGGGAGGACGCGGGAGCTGAGAAGATCTTCCGAAGCAACGGGGTGCAGCTCTTGCAGCGCCTGCTCGACACTGGAGAGACGGACCTCATGCTGGCTGCCCTTCGCACGCTGGTCGGCATTTGCTCTGAGCACCAGTCACGG ACAGTGGCAACCCTGAGCGTGCTGGGCACTAAGCGAGTGGTCTCCATCCTGGGCGTGGAAAACCAGGCAGTGTCGCTGGCTGCCTGCCACCTGCTGCAGGTTATGTTTGATGCCCTCAAGGAGGGCGTCAAGAAAGGCTTCCGAGGCAAAGAAGGTGCCATCATTGTGG ACCCTGCCCGGGAACTAAAGGTCCTCGTCAGTAATCTCTTGGAGCTCCTGACTGAGGCGGGGGTCTCTGGCCAAGGCCGAAACAATGCCCTGAGCCTCCTGATTAAAACGGTGCCCCGGAAATCTCCCAAGGACCCCAGCAACAGCCTCACCCTCTGGGTCATCGACCAAG GTCTGAAAAGGATTCTGGAGGTGGGGGGCTCCGTGCAGGCCCCCCCCGGGGAGCTGGCGGTGACAGCAAACAGCCGCATGAGCGCCTCCATTCTGCTCAGCAAGCTCTTTGACGACCTGAAGTGTGATGCTGAGAGGGAGAATTTCCACCGGCTCTGTGAGAACTACATTAG GAGCTGGTTTGAGGGCCCAGGGCTGGCCGGGAAGCTACGGGCCATCCAGACGGTGTCCTGCCTCCTGCAGGGCCCATGTGATGCTGGTAACCGGGCCTTGGAGCTGAGCGGTGTCATGGAGAGCGTGATCGCTCTGTGTGCCTCTGAGCAGGAGGAAGAGCAGCTGGTGGCCGTGGAGGCACTGATCCACGCGGCCGGCAAGGCCAAGCGGGCTTCGTTCATCACTGCCAACGGTGTCTCACTGCTGAAGGACCTGTACAAGCGCAGCGAGAGGGACAGCATTCGCATCCGGGCGCTGGTG GGACTCTGTAAGCTTGGCTCAGCCGGAGGGACCGACTTTAGCATGAAGCAGTTTGCTGAAGGCTCCACTCTCAAACTGGCCAAGCAGTGTCGGAA ATGGCTGTGCAATGACCAAATCGATGCCGGCACTCGGCGCTGGGCAGTGGAGGGCCTGGCTTACCTCACCTTTGATGCCGACGTGAAAGAAGAGTTTGTGGAGGACGAGGGTGCTCTAAAGGCTCTGTTCCAGCTCAGCAGG TCTGAGGAGAGGTCGGTGCTCTTTGCTGTGGCCTCTGCACTGGTCAACTGCACCAACAGTTACGACTATGAGGAGCCCGACCCCAAGATGGTGGAGCTGGCCAAGTACGCAAAGCAGCACGTGCCTGAGCAGCACCCTAAG GACAAATCAAGCTTTGTGCGGGCTCGGGTGAAGAAGCTGCTGGCGGCTGGGGTGGTATCAGCCATGACCTGCATGGTGAAGACCGAGAACCCGGTGCTGACTAATTCCTGCAGGGAGCTGCTCTCCAG GGTCTTCCTGGCTTTGGTGGAAGAGGTGGAGGACCGAGGCACTGTGGTTGCTCAGGGAGGGGGAAAG GCTCTGCTTCCACTGGCCCTGGAAGGCACCGACATCGGGCAGACAAAGGCAGCCCAGGCTCTTGCCAAGCTCACCATTACCTCCAACCCAGAGATGACCTTTCCTGGGGAGCGG ATCTACGAGGTGGTCCGGCCGCTCGTCTCCCTGTTGCACCTCAACTGCTCAGGACTGCAGAACTTCGAGGCACTCATGGCCCTAACGAATCTGGCGGGGATCAGTGAGAGGCTCCG GCAGAAAATCCTGAAGGAGAAGGCCATGCCCATGATTGAGGGCTTCGTGTTTGAGGAGCATGAGATGATCCGGCGGGCAGCCACCGAGTGCCTGTGTAACTTGGCCATGAGCAAGGAG GTGCAGGACCTCTTTGAAGCCCAGGGCAATGACCGGCTGAAGCTGCTGGTGCTGTACAGTGGGGAGGATGACGAGCTGCTAAGGCGGGCAGCCGCCGGGGGCCTCGCCATGCTCACATCCATGCGGCCTTCGCTCTGCAGCCGCATCCCGCAAGTG ACCACGCACTGGCTGGAGATCCTGCAGGCCCTGCTGCTGAGTCCCAACCAGGAGTTGCAGCACCGGGGCGCTGTGGTGGTGTTGAACATGGTGGAGGCCTCAAGAGAGATCGCCAGCACCCTGATGGAGAGCGAGGCGCTGGAGATCCTGTCTGTGCTGGCTAAGGGCGAGGAGAGCCCCGTCACGAGAGCTGCTGCAGCCTGCTTGGGGAAGGCGGTGGAATATGGGCTTATCCAACCCAACCAGGGTGGAGAGTGA
- the Unc45a gene encoding protein unc-45 homolog A isoform X2, with the protein MTASSVEQLRKEGNELFKCGDYEGALAAYTQALGLGATPQDQAILHRNRAACHLKLEDYDKAETEASKAIEKDGGDVKALYRRSQALEKLGRLDQAVLDLQRCVSLEPKNKVFQEALRNIGGQIQEKVRYMSSTDAKVEQMFQILLDPEEKGTEKKQKASQNLVVLAREDAGAEKIFRSNGVQLLQRLLDTGETDLMLAALRTLVGICSEHQSRTVATLSVLGTKRVVSILGVENQAVSLAACHLLQVMFDALKEGVKKGFRGKEGAIIVDPARELKVLVSNLLELLTEAGVSGQGRNNALSLLIKTVPRKSPKDPSNSLTLWVIDQGLKRILEVGGSVQAPPGELAVTANSRMSASILLSKLFDDLKCDAERENFHRLCENYIRSWFEGPGLAGKLRAIQTVSCLLQGPCDAGNRALELSGVMESVIALCASEQEEEQLVAVEALIHAAGKAKRASFITANGVSLLKDLYKRSERDSIRIRALVGLCKLGSAGGTDFSMKQFAEGSTLKLAKQCRKWLCNDQIDAGTRRWAVEGLAYLTFDADVKEEFVEDEGALKALFQLSRSEERSVLFAVASALVNCTNSYDYEEPDPKMVELAKYAKQHVPEQHPKDKSSFVRARVKKLLAAGVVSAMTCMVKTENPVLTNSCRELLSRVFLALVEEVEDRGTVVAQGGGKALLPLALEGTDIGQTKAAQALAKLTITSNPEMTFPGERIYEVVRPLVSLLHLNCSGLQNFEALMALTNLAGISERLRQKILKEKAMPMIEGFVFEEHEMIRRAATECLCNLAMSKEVQDLFEAQGNDRLKLLVLYSGEDDELLRRAAAGGLAMLTSMRPSLCSRIPQVTTHWLEILQALLLSPNQELQHRGAVVVLNMVEASREIASTLMESEALEILSVLAKGEESPVTRAAAACLGKAVEYGLIQPNQGGE; encoded by the exons ATGACT GCCAGCTCGGTGGAGCAGCTGCGGAAGGAGGGCAACGAGCTGTTCAAATGCGGAGACTACGAGGGCGCCCTGGCGGCCTACACCCAGGCCTTGGGTCTGGGAGCGACACCCCAGGACCAGGCCATTCTGCACCGGAACCGGGCCGCCTGTCACCTCAAGCTG GAAGATTATGACAAAGCAGAAACGGAGGCATCGAAAG CCATTGAAAAGGACGGTGGGGATGTCAAAGCACTTTATCGCCGAAGCCAGGCCCTAGAGAAGCTGGGCCGCCTGGACCAGGCCGTCCTTGACCTGCAGAGATGTGTGAGCTTAGAGCCCAAGAACAAAGTTTTCCAGGAGGCCCTGCGGAACATCGGGGGCCAAATTCAGGAGAAG GTGCGATATATGTCCTCGACAGATGCCAAAGTGGAGCAGATGTTCCAGATCCTGTTGGACCCAGAAGAGAAAGGCACTGAGAAGAAGCAGAAG GCCTCGCAGAACCTGGTGGTGCTGGCCCGGGAGGACGCGGGAGCTGAGAAGATCTTCCGAAGCAACGGGGTGCAGCTCTTGCAGCGCCTGCTCGACACTGGAGAGACGGACCTCATGCTGGCTGCCCTTCGCACGCTGGTCGGCATTTGCTCTGAGCACCAGTCACGG ACAGTGGCAACCCTGAGCGTGCTGGGCACTAAGCGAGTGGTCTCCATCCTGGGCGTGGAAAACCAGGCAGTGTCGCTGGCTGCCTGCCACCTGCTGCAGGTTATGTTTGATGCCCTCAAGGAGGGCGTCAAGAAAGGCTTCCGAGGCAAAGAAGGTGCCATCATTGTGG ACCCTGCCCGGGAACTAAAGGTCCTCGTCAGTAATCTCTTGGAGCTCCTGACTGAGGCGGGGGTCTCTGGCCAAGGCCGAAACAATGCCCTGAGCCTCCTGATTAAAACGGTGCCCCGGAAATCTCCCAAGGACCCCAGCAACAGCCTCACCCTCTGGGTCATCGACCAAG GTCTGAAAAGGATTCTGGAGGTGGGGGGCTCCGTGCAGGCCCCCCCCGGGGAGCTGGCGGTGACAGCAAACAGCCGCATGAGCGCCTCCATTCTGCTCAGCAAGCTCTTTGACGACCTGAAGTGTGATGCTGAGAGGGAGAATTTCCACCGGCTCTGTGAGAACTACATTAG GAGCTGGTTTGAGGGCCCAGGGCTGGCCGGGAAGCTACGGGCCATCCAGACGGTGTCCTGCCTCCTGCAGGGCCCATGTGATGCTGGTAACCGGGCCTTGGAGCTGAGCGGTGTCATGGAGAGCGTGATCGCTCTGTGTGCCTCTGAGCAGGAGGAAGAGCAGCTGGTGGCCGTGGAGGCACTGATCCACGCGGCCGGCAAGGCCAAGCGGGCTTCGTTCATCACTGCCAACGGTGTCTCACTGCTGAAGGACCTGTACAAGCGCAGCGAGAGGGACAGCATTCGCATCCGGGCGCTGGTG GGACTCTGTAAGCTTGGCTCAGCCGGAGGGACCGACTTTAGCATGAAGCAGTTTGCTGAAGGCTCCACTCTCAAACTGGCCAAGCAGTGTCGGAA ATGGCTGTGCAATGACCAAATCGATGCCGGCACTCGGCGCTGGGCAGTGGAGGGCCTGGCTTACCTCACCTTTGATGCCGACGTGAAAGAAGAGTTTGTGGAGGACGAGGGTGCTCTAAAGGCTCTGTTCCAGCTCAGCAGG TCTGAGGAGAGGTCGGTGCTCTTTGCTGTGGCCTCTGCACTGGTCAACTGCACCAACAGTTACGACTATGAGGAGCCCGACCCCAAGATGGTGGAGCTGGCCAAGTACGCAAAGCAGCACGTGCCTGAGCAGCACCCTAAG GACAAATCAAGCTTTGTGCGGGCTCGGGTGAAGAAGCTGCTGGCGGCTGGGGTGGTATCAGCCATGACCTGCATGGTGAAGACCGAGAACCCGGTGCTGACTAATTCCTGCAGGGAGCTGCTCTCCAG GGTCTTCCTGGCTTTGGTGGAAGAGGTGGAGGACCGAGGCACTGTGGTTGCTCAGGGAGGGGGAAAG GCTCTGCTTCCACTGGCCCTGGAAGGCACCGACATCGGGCAGACAAAGGCAGCCCAGGCTCTTGCCAAGCTCACCATTACCTCCAACCCAGAGATGACCTTTCCTGGGGAGCGG ATCTACGAGGTGGTCCGGCCGCTCGTCTCCCTGTTGCACCTCAACTGCTCAGGACTGCAGAACTTCGAGGCACTCATGGCCCTAACGAATCTGGCGGGGATCAGTGAGAGGCTCCG GCAGAAAATCCTGAAGGAGAAGGCCATGCCCATGATTGAGGGCTTCGTGTTTGAGGAGCATGAGATGATCCGGCGGGCAGCCACCGAGTGCCTGTGTAACTTGGCCATGAGCAAGGAG GTGCAGGACCTCTTTGAAGCCCAGGGCAATGACCGGCTGAAGCTGCTGGTGCTGTACAGTGGGGAGGATGACGAGCTGCTAAGGCGGGCAGCCGCCGGGGGCCTCGCCATGCTCACATCCATGCGGCCTTCGCTCTGCAGCCGCATCCCGCAAGTG ACCACGCACTGGCTGGAGATCCTGCAGGCCCTGCTGCTGAGTCCCAACCAGGAGTTGCAGCACCGGGGCGCTGTGGTGGTGTTGAACATGGTGGAGGCCTCAAGAGAGATCGCCAGCACCCTGATGGAGAGCGAGGCGCTGGAGATCCTGTCTGTGCTGGCTAAGGGCGAGGAGAGCCCCGTCACGAGAGCTGCTGCAGCCTGCTTGGGGAAGGCGGTGGAATATGGGCTTATCCAACCCAACCAGGGTGGAGAGTGA
- the Unc45a gene encoding protein unc-45 homolog A isoform X1, whose protein sequence is MTVSGPGTPEPRLAVPGASSVEQLRKEGNELFKCGDYEGALAAYTQALGLGATPQDQAILHRNRAACHLKLEDYDKAETEASKAIEKDGGDVKALYRRSQALEKLGRLDQAVLDLQRCVSLEPKNKVFQEALRNIGGQIQEKVRYMSSTDAKVEQMFQILLDPEEKGTEKKQKASQNLVVLAREDAGAEKIFRSNGVQLLQRLLDTGETDLMLAALRTLVGICSEHQSRTVATLSVLGTKRVVSILGVENQAVSLAACHLLQVMFDALKEGVKKGFRGKEGAIIVDPARELKVLVSNLLELLTEAGVSGQGRNNALSLLIKTVPRKSPKDPSNSLTLWVIDQGLKRILEVGGSVQAPPGELAVTANSRMSASILLSKLFDDLKCDAERENFHRLCENYIRSWFEGPGLAGKLRAIQTVSCLLQGPCDAGNRALELSGVMESVIALCASEQEEEQLVAVEALIHAAGKAKRASFITANGVSLLKDLYKRSERDSIRIRALVGLCKLGSAGGTDFSMKQFAEGSTLKLAKQCRKWLCNDQIDAGTRRWAVEGLAYLTFDADVKEEFVEDEGALKALFQLSRSEERSVLFAVASALVNCTNSYDYEEPDPKMVELAKYAKQHVPEQHPKDKSSFVRARVKKLLAAGVVSAMTCMVKTENPVLTNSCRELLSRVFLALVEEVEDRGTVVAQGGGKALLPLALEGTDIGQTKAAQALAKLTITSNPEMTFPGERIYEVVRPLVSLLHLNCSGLQNFEALMALTNLAGISERLRQKILKEKAMPMIEGFVFEEHEMIRRAATECLCNLAMSKEVQDLFEAQGNDRLKLLVLYSGEDDELLRRAAAGGLAMLTSMRPSLCSRIPQVTTHWLEILQALLLSPNQELQHRGAVVVLNMVEASREIASTLMESEALEILSVLAKGEESPVTRAAAACLGKAVEYGLIQPNQGGE, encoded by the exons ATGACTGTGAGTGGTCCTGGGACCCCCGAACCCCGGCTCGCGGTCCCCGGG GCCAGCTCGGTGGAGCAGCTGCGGAAGGAGGGCAACGAGCTGTTCAAATGCGGAGACTACGAGGGCGCCCTGGCGGCCTACACCCAGGCCTTGGGTCTGGGAGCGACACCCCAGGACCAGGCCATTCTGCACCGGAACCGGGCCGCCTGTCACCTCAAGCTG GAAGATTATGACAAAGCAGAAACGGAGGCATCGAAAG CCATTGAAAAGGACGGTGGGGATGTCAAAGCACTTTATCGCCGAAGCCAGGCCCTAGAGAAGCTGGGCCGCCTGGACCAGGCCGTCCTTGACCTGCAGAGATGTGTGAGCTTAGAGCCCAAGAACAAAGTTTTCCAGGAGGCCCTGCGGAACATCGGGGGCCAAATTCAGGAGAAG GTGCGATATATGTCCTCGACAGATGCCAAAGTGGAGCAGATGTTCCAGATCCTGTTGGACCCAGAAGAGAAAGGCACTGAGAAGAAGCAGAAG GCCTCGCAGAACCTGGTGGTGCTGGCCCGGGAGGACGCGGGAGCTGAGAAGATCTTCCGAAGCAACGGGGTGCAGCTCTTGCAGCGCCTGCTCGACACTGGAGAGACGGACCTCATGCTGGCTGCCCTTCGCACGCTGGTCGGCATTTGCTCTGAGCACCAGTCACGG ACAGTGGCAACCCTGAGCGTGCTGGGCACTAAGCGAGTGGTCTCCATCCTGGGCGTGGAAAACCAGGCAGTGTCGCTGGCTGCCTGCCACCTGCTGCAGGTTATGTTTGATGCCCTCAAGGAGGGCGTCAAGAAAGGCTTCCGAGGCAAAGAAGGTGCCATCATTGTGG ACCCTGCCCGGGAACTAAAGGTCCTCGTCAGTAATCTCTTGGAGCTCCTGACTGAGGCGGGGGTCTCTGGCCAAGGCCGAAACAATGCCCTGAGCCTCCTGATTAAAACGGTGCCCCGGAAATCTCCCAAGGACCCCAGCAACAGCCTCACCCTCTGGGTCATCGACCAAG GTCTGAAAAGGATTCTGGAGGTGGGGGGCTCCGTGCAGGCCCCCCCCGGGGAGCTGGCGGTGACAGCAAACAGCCGCATGAGCGCCTCCATTCTGCTCAGCAAGCTCTTTGACGACCTGAAGTGTGATGCTGAGAGGGAGAATTTCCACCGGCTCTGTGAGAACTACATTAG GAGCTGGTTTGAGGGCCCAGGGCTGGCCGGGAAGCTACGGGCCATCCAGACGGTGTCCTGCCTCCTGCAGGGCCCATGTGATGCTGGTAACCGGGCCTTGGAGCTGAGCGGTGTCATGGAGAGCGTGATCGCTCTGTGTGCCTCTGAGCAGGAGGAAGAGCAGCTGGTGGCCGTGGAGGCACTGATCCACGCGGCCGGCAAGGCCAAGCGGGCTTCGTTCATCACTGCCAACGGTGTCTCACTGCTGAAGGACCTGTACAAGCGCAGCGAGAGGGACAGCATTCGCATCCGGGCGCTGGTG GGACTCTGTAAGCTTGGCTCAGCCGGAGGGACCGACTTTAGCATGAAGCAGTTTGCTGAAGGCTCCACTCTCAAACTGGCCAAGCAGTGTCGGAA ATGGCTGTGCAATGACCAAATCGATGCCGGCACTCGGCGCTGGGCAGTGGAGGGCCTGGCTTACCTCACCTTTGATGCCGACGTGAAAGAAGAGTTTGTGGAGGACGAGGGTGCTCTAAAGGCTCTGTTCCAGCTCAGCAGG TCTGAGGAGAGGTCGGTGCTCTTTGCTGTGGCCTCTGCACTGGTCAACTGCACCAACAGTTACGACTATGAGGAGCCCGACCCCAAGATGGTGGAGCTGGCCAAGTACGCAAAGCAGCACGTGCCTGAGCAGCACCCTAAG GACAAATCAAGCTTTGTGCGGGCTCGGGTGAAGAAGCTGCTGGCGGCTGGGGTGGTATCAGCCATGACCTGCATGGTGAAGACCGAGAACCCGGTGCTGACTAATTCCTGCAGGGAGCTGCTCTCCAG GGTCTTCCTGGCTTTGGTGGAAGAGGTGGAGGACCGAGGCACTGTGGTTGCTCAGGGAGGGGGAAAG GCTCTGCTTCCACTGGCCCTGGAAGGCACCGACATCGGGCAGACAAAGGCAGCCCAGGCTCTTGCCAAGCTCACCATTACCTCCAACCCAGAGATGACCTTTCCTGGGGAGCGG ATCTACGAGGTGGTCCGGCCGCTCGTCTCCCTGTTGCACCTCAACTGCTCAGGACTGCAGAACTTCGAGGCACTCATGGCCCTAACGAATCTGGCGGGGATCAGTGAGAGGCTCCG GCAGAAAATCCTGAAGGAGAAGGCCATGCCCATGATTGAGGGCTTCGTGTTTGAGGAGCATGAGATGATCCGGCGGGCAGCCACCGAGTGCCTGTGTAACTTGGCCATGAGCAAGGAG GTGCAGGACCTCTTTGAAGCCCAGGGCAATGACCGGCTGAAGCTGCTGGTGCTGTACAGTGGGGAGGATGACGAGCTGCTAAGGCGGGCAGCCGCCGGGGGCCTCGCCATGCTCACATCCATGCGGCCTTCGCTCTGCAGCCGCATCCCGCAAGTG ACCACGCACTGGCTGGAGATCCTGCAGGCCCTGCTGCTGAGTCCCAACCAGGAGTTGCAGCACCGGGGCGCTGTGGTGGTGTTGAACATGGTGGAGGCCTCAAGAGAGATCGCCAGCACCCTGATGGAGAGCGAGGCGCTGGAGATCCTGTCTGTGCTGGCTAAGGGCGAGGAGAGCCCCGTCACGAGAGCTGCTGCAGCCTGCTTGGGGAAGGCGGTGGAATATGGGCTTATCCAACCCAACCAGGGTGGAGAGTGA